A region of Rhodamnia argentea isolate NSW1041297 chromosome 9, ASM2092103v1, whole genome shotgun sequence DNA encodes the following proteins:
- the LOC125316432 gene encoding uncharacterized protein LOC125316432, with product MLYGSRMFDAEKVTLAVYQLQEIAHDWWRATRVTVFPEGVVPNWNAFSEAFIGKFFSAAAREQKLVEFQNLRQGNMTIEQYEAEFARLSKYASRMVDNPLDKARRFRDGLQLDLRSQPGGFGLQNYEELYRRGQPIERDMRERRKIAPGPRFVPRRDNRNFGKRPMMNNG from the coding sequence ATGCTTTACGGTTCTAGGATGTTCGACGCTGAAAAAGTGACATTGGCGGTGTACCAACTCCAAGAGATTGCCCATGATTGGTGGAGGGCTACGAGAGTGACCGTTTTCCCTGAAGGAGTGGTGCCTAATTGGAATGCATTCTCCGAGGCATTCATTGGGAAGTTCTTCTCTGCAGCTGCTCGGGAGCAGAAGTTAGTTGAATTTCAGAACTTGCGTCAAGGCAACATGACAATCGAGCAATATGAAGCGGAGTTTGCAAGGCTATCTAAGTATGCTTCGCGGATGGTTGATAATCCTTTGGATAAGGCAAGAAGATTCAGAGATGGGCTACAACTCGACCTCCGTAGCCAACCGGGTGGCTTTGGACTGCAGAACTATGAGGAGCTATATAGGCGGGGCCAACCGATTGAAAGGGACatgagggaaagaaggaaaatcgcCCCTGGACCGCGGTTCGTTCCTCGGAGGGACAATCGTAACTTTGGGAAGAGGCCAATGATGAACAACGGGTGA